The Fusobacterium necrophorum subsp. necrophorum genome has a window encoding:
- a CDS encoding FAD-dependent protein: MKKEYDILFLGGGQAGVFGAYEAAKKHPNLKIAIIDRGKMLDKRICPKEKLGYCVNCPTCAIIYGVSGAGAFSDSKFNMDYRVGGDVHTVVGKKIVNETIDYVVSIYRDFGFQEEPAGLKYNKVMEEIKKKCIENEVQLVDTPTMHLGTDGSRKLYQKMLEFLVSKKVDFIVDAKIIDLIVENNEIQGAMVEKKNVVEEYYSKHVVIAMGRSGAAKMMKFANTHKISYQVGAIDIGVRAEIPNIVMRDINENFYEAKMIYYSKTYGDKMRTFCSNPGGFIAAEKYGEDVILANGHAFKDRKSENTNLALLCTKHFTEPFKEPFEYATAIARMSAMLTGGKLLVQSYRDLKQGKRSTEESMTRLNIVPTTEDYIPGDISLACPKRILDNIMEFIEVHDKITPGFASGDLLLYFPEIKFRSTRLDIDKNMQTSVKGLYAAGDSSGYGSGLNIAAVMGVLAVRAILKEIGGENGILE, from the coding sequence ATGAAGAAAGAGTACGATATTTTATTTTTGGGAGGAGGACAGGCAGGAGTTTTTGGAGCATATGAGGCGGCAAAGAAACATCCAAATTTGAAAATTGCTATTATTGATCGCGGGAAAATGTTGGATAAGAGGATTTGCCCTAAAGAAAAACTCGGATATTGTGTCAATTGTCCAACCTGTGCGATTATTTATGGAGTGAGTGGAGCGGGAGCTTTTTCAGATTCCAAATTCAATATGGATTATCGAGTTGGGGGAGATGTTCATACAGTAGTCGGAAAAAAAATTGTCAATGAAACCATTGACTATGTTGTTTCCATCTATCGGGATTTTGGATTTCAAGAAGAGCCGGCAGGTTTGAAATACAATAAGGTCATGGAAGAGATTAAGAAAAAATGTATTGAGAATGAAGTACAATTAGTGGACACACCCACTATGCATCTGGGAACAGACGGGTCTCGAAAATTATATCAAAAAATGTTGGAATTTCTCGTCAGTAAAAAAGTGGATTTTATTGTAGATGCTAAAATTATTGATTTGATTGTAGAAAACAATGAGATTCAAGGTGCTATGGTAGAAAAGAAGAATGTGGTGGAAGAATATTATTCCAAGCATGTCGTCATTGCCATGGGGCGAAGCGGTGCTGCAAAAATGATGAAATTTGCAAATACTCATAAAATTTCCTATCAGGTGGGAGCCATTGACATTGGAGTCCGTGCTGAAATTCCGAATATTGTGATGAGAGACATCAACGAAAATTTTTATGAAGCAAAAATGATTTATTATTCCAAAACCTATGGAGATAAGATGAGAACTTTCTGTAGTAATCCGGGCGGTTTTATTGCGGCGGAAAAATATGGAGAAGATGTTATTTTGGCGAATGGACATGCCTTTAAGGATAGAAAATCCGAAAATACCAATTTGGCTTTACTTTGTACAAAACATTTTACAGAACCGTTTAAGGAACCTTTTGAGTATGCAACTGCGATTGCTCGAATGTCGGCAATGCTTACCGGAGGAAAATTATTGGTGCAATCTTATCGGGATTTAAAGCAGGGAAAGAGATCGACAGAGGAGAGCATGACACGTTTAAATATTGTTCCCACGACAGAAGATTATATTCCGGGAGATATTTCCTTAGCTTGTCCGAAACGAATTTTGGATAATATTATGGAATTTATTGAAGTTCATGATAAGATTACACCGGGCTTTGCTTCAGGGGATCTACTTTTGTACTTCCCGGAAATTAAATTTAGAAGTACCAGATTAGACATTGATAAAAATATGCAAACCTCTGTAAAAGGATTGTATGCAGCCGGAGATAGCTCCGGTTATGGAAGTGGACTCAATATTGCTGCTGTCATGGGAGTTTTGGCAGTTAGGGCAATTTTAAAAGAAATAGGTGGTGAAAATGGCATTTTGGAATAA
- the nhaC gene encoding Na+/H+ antiporter NhaC, which yields MFDLVQHRKPTRLESFVIILVIFILLGFPMIAIPNMTPHIPVLVSIIFLVLYGMLQKISFRKMQESMIQSVSTSMGAIYLFFFIGILISVLMMSGAIPTLMYYGLDIISTRVFYLSTFCITAIIGISIGSSLTTVATLGVALMGLSNAFGLNPAITAGAIVSGAFFGDKMSPLSDTTGIAASIVGVDLFDHIRNMLYTTLPAFIISAIVFGAFSPWNQAGDISSVAAFKEDILSTGLVHGYALLPFILLIIFSIFKVPAIVTIIFTSIASLAIAKIHTDYSLQEIGGFLFGGFSKAGLPENIASLISRGGINSMFFTITIIILALSLGGLLFGLGIIPTLLESIAHFLNSASRATICVVITALGVNFIVGEQYLSILLAGKTFKPVYDSLHLHSKNLSRTLEDAGTVINPLVPWGVCGVFIASMLRVPTLVYLPFSVFCYSSLFLTIIFGFTGLTLTRGGNE from the coding sequence ATGTTTGATTTAGTACAACACAGAAAACCAACACGATTGGAGTCATTCGTTATTATTTTGGTTATTTTTATATTATTGGGATTTCCTATGATTGCCATTCCGAATATGACGCCTCATATTCCGGTATTGGTCAGTATTATTTTTCTAGTTTTATACGGAATGTTACAAAAAATATCTTTTCGAAAAATGCAGGAAAGTATGATACAATCTGTTAGTACCAGTATGGGAGCAATCTATTTGTTTTTCTTCATTGGAATTTTAATTTCCGTTTTAATGATGTCGGGGGCGATTCCCACTTTGATGTACTATGGTTTGGATATTATTTCCACAAGAGTATTTTACTTGTCGACTTTTTGTATCACGGCTATTATTGGAATTTCCATCGGAAGCAGTTTGACAACGGTTGCCACTTTAGGAGTTGCCTTGATGGGGCTATCCAATGCCTTTGGATTAAATCCTGCCATTACGGCGGGAGCTATTGTATCAGGTGCTTTTTTTGGTGATAAAATGTCACCTTTATCTGATACGACGGGAATTGCGGCAAGTATTGTCGGAGTGGATCTGTTTGATCATATCCGGAATATGCTGTATACCACACTGCCTGCTTTTATTATTTCAGCAATTGTATTCGGAGCTTTTTCTCCTTGGAATCAGGCGGGAGATATTTCCAGTGTAGCTGCCTTTAAGGAAGATATTCTATCAACAGGTCTGGTACATGGGTATGCCTTACTACCTTTTATCTTATTGATTATTTTTTCCATATTTAAGGTTCCTGCCATTGTGACCATTATTTTTACGAGTATTGCAAGTTTAGCGATTGCAAAAATACATACAGATTACAGTTTGCAAGAGATTGGAGGTTTCTTATTTGGAGGTTTTTCAAAAGCAGGACTTCCGGAAAATATAGCTTCTTTGATCAGTCGAGGTGGGATCAATAGTATGTTTTTTACAATTACCATTATTATTTTAGCGCTGAGTTTAGGAGGGCTTTTATTTGGATTGGGAATTATTCCGACTCTTTTAGAAAGTATTGCACATTTTTTAAATTCTGCATCAAGAGCCACCATTTGTGTCGTGATTACTGCACTGGGAGTTAATTTCATTGTAGGAGAGCAATATTTGAGTATTTTGTTGGCGGGAAAAACATTTAAACCTGTATATGATAGCCTACATTTGCACTCTAAAAATTTATCAAGAACTTTAGAAGATGCAGGAACAGTGATAAATCCGTTAGTTCCTTGGGGAGTTTGTGGAGTTTTTATTGCTAGTATGTTGCGAGTTCCTACTTTAGTGTATTTACCTTTTTCTGTTTTCTGTTACAGCAGTTTGTTTTTAACCATTATTTTCGGATTTACCGGTTTGACACTGACAAGAGGAGGAAATGAGTGA
- the nifJ gene encoding pyruvate:ferredoxin (flavodoxin) oxidoreductase — translation MAKKMQTMDGNQAAAYASYAFTEVAGIYPITPSSPMAEYTDEWASRGMKNIFGVPVKLVEMQSEAGAAGSVHGSLQAGALTTTYTASQGLLLKIPNMYKIAGELLPGVIHVSARALSAQALSIFGDHQDIYAARQTGFAMLATNSVQEVMDLAGVAHLTAIKTRVPFMHFFDGFRTSHEIQKVEVMDYEVFKSLVDYEAIQAFRDRALNPEHPVTRGTAQNDDIYFQAREAQNKFYDAVPDVTAHYMAEISKVTGRDYKPFNYYGAADAERIIVAMGSVCEAAEEVIDYLNAKGEKVGMVKVHLYRPFSEKYFFDVFPKSVKRIAVLDRTKEPGSLGEPLLLDVKSLFYGKENAPLIVGGRYGLSSKDTTPAQIVAVFDNLKAEQPKDLFTVGIVDDVTFTSLEVGAPVVVSDPSTKACLFYGLGADGTVGANKNSIKIIGDKTDLYAQGYFAYDSKKSGGVTRSHLRFGKNPIKSTYLVSTPNFVACSVPAYLNQYDMTSGLREGGKFLLNCVWDKEEALQRIPNNVKRDIARANGKLYIINATKLAHDIGLGQRTNTIMQSAFFKLAEIIPFEDAQQYMKDYAKKSYAKKGDDIVQLNYQAIDIGASGLVEIEVDPAWKDLEVETKVEEAKDCSCSSCDCSAVEKFVERIAKPVNAIKGYDLPVSAFNGYEDGTFENGTSAFEKRGVAVDVPLWDSTKCIQCNQCSYVCPHAVIRPFLVSEEEKAASPVAFDTLKAMGKGLDGLTYRIQVSPLDCVGCGSCVNVCPAPGKAITMQPIAMSMDAEEDKKADYLFNKVEYRSNLMSIDTVKGSQFAQPLFEFHGACPGCGETPYLKAITQLFGDRMMIANATGCSSIYSGSAPATPYTTNSCGEGPSWASSLFEDNAEFGMGMHVAVEALRDRIQTVMEANLDTVSEEMATLFKEWIANRKYSAKTREIRDILVPMLEKTDAAYAKEILELKQYLVKKSQWIIGGDGWAYDIGYGGLDHVLASSEDVNIIVLDTEVYSNTGGQASKSTPTAAVAKFAAAGKSVKKKDLAAIAMSYGHIYVAQVSMGANQQQYLKAIKEAEAHQGPSIIIAYAPCINHGIKKGMSKSQTEMKLATECGYWPLFRYNPSLEAIGKNPLVIDSKEPKWEQYDEYLLGETRYLTLSKSNPEHAKELFAENKFEAQRRWRQYKRLAAMDFSEENRAAE, via the coding sequence ATGGCTAAAAAAATGCAGACAATGGACGGGAACCAAGCTGCAGCATATGCATCATATGCATTTACAGAAGTAGCGGGAATTTATCCTATTACCCCTTCTTCACCAATGGCGGAATATACTGATGAATGGGCTTCCAGAGGAATGAAAAATATTTTCGGAGTGCCTGTAAAATTAGTAGAAATGCAATCAGAAGCCGGAGCAGCTGGATCTGTACATGGATCTTTACAAGCAGGAGCATTGACAACTACTTATACAGCATCTCAAGGGCTTTTATTAAAAATTCCAAATATGTATAAAATTGCCGGAGAATTATTACCGGGAGTAATTCATGTTTCAGCAAGAGCACTGTCTGCTCAAGCATTATCCATCTTTGGAGATCACCAAGATATTTATGCGGCAAGACAAACAGGATTTGCAATGTTGGCGACGAACTCCGTACAAGAGGTTATGGACTTGGCGGGAGTAGCTCACTTAACAGCAATTAAAACAAGAGTTCCTTTCATGCATTTCTTTGACGGATTTAGAACTTCTCATGAAATTCAAAAAGTAGAAGTAATGGATTATGAAGTATTCAAGTCTTTGGTGGATTATGAAGCGATCCAAGCTTTCCGAGACAGAGCATTGAATCCTGAACATCCGGTAACAAGAGGAACTGCACAAAACGATGACATTTATTTCCAAGCGAGAGAAGCTCAAAATAAATTCTATGATGCAGTCCCTGATGTAACAGCTCACTATATGGCTGAAATTTCAAAAGTAACAGGAAGAGATTATAAACCGTTTAATTACTACGGAGCTGCCGATGCGGAAAGAATTATCGTAGCTATGGGATCTGTTTGTGAAGCGGCAGAAGAAGTCATTGATTATTTAAATGCGAAAGGAGAAAAAGTAGGTATGGTGAAAGTTCACCTATACAGACCTTTCTCTGAAAAATACTTCTTTGATGTTTTCCCGAAATCAGTAAAAAGAATTGCGGTATTAGATAGAACAAAAGAACCAGGATCTTTAGGAGAACCATTGTTATTAGATGTGAAATCTTTATTCTACGGAAAGGAAAATGCACCTTTAATCGTAGGAGGAAGATACGGACTTTCTTCCAAGGATACAACTCCTGCTCAAATTGTAGCAGTATTTGATAACTTGAAAGCGGAACAACCAAAAGACTTATTTACAGTCGGTATCGTAGATGACGTTACTTTCACCTCTTTAGAAGTAGGGGCACCGGTAGTGGTATCGGATCCGTCTACAAAGGCTTGCTTATTCTATGGATTAGGAGCAGACGGAACGGTTGGAGCGAATAAAAACTCTATCAAAATTATCGGGGATAAAACAGATTTATATGCACAAGGATATTTTGCATACGACTCGAAAAAATCAGGAGGGGTTACCAGATCTCACTTAAGATTCGGTAAAAATCCTATTAAATCAACTTATTTGGTATCAACGCCTAACTTCGTAGCTTGTTCCGTACCGGCATATTTGAATCAATATGATATGACTTCAGGACTTCGAGAAGGCGGAAAATTCTTATTGAACTGTGTTTGGGATAAGGAAGAAGCTCTTCAAAGAATTCCAAATAATGTAAAAAGAGATATCGCAAGAGCAAATGGTAAATTATACATTATCAATGCAACCAAATTAGCTCATGATATTGGATTGGGACAAAGAACCAATACTATCATGCAATCAGCCTTCTTTAAATTGGCAGAAATTATTCCGTTTGAAGATGCACAACAATATATGAAGGACTATGCAAAAAAATCGTATGCGAAAAAAGGAGATGACATCGTTCAATTGAACTATCAAGCTATTGATATCGGAGCTTCCGGATTAGTGGAAATTGAAGTGGATCCTGCTTGGAAAGATTTAGAAGTGGAAACCAAAGTAGAAGAAGCAAAAGATTGTAGTTGTTCTTCTTGCGATTGTTCTGCAGTAGAAAAATTCGTAGAAAGAATTGCAAAACCGGTAAATGCTATTAAAGGATATGATTTGCCAGTTTCTGCATTCAACGGATATGAAGACGGAACTTTTGAAAATGGAACTTCCGCTTTTGAAAAGAGAGGAGTTGCAGTAGATGTACCTCTATGGGATTCTACAAAATGTATTCAATGTAACCAATGTTCTTATGTATGTCCTCATGCTGTTATTCGACCATTCTTAGTAAGTGAAGAAGAAAAAGCAGCTTCTCCGGTAGCCTTTGATACTTTAAAGGCTATGGGAAAAGGATTGGACGGATTGACTTATAGAATTCAAGTATCTCCATTAGATTGTGTAGGATGCGGATCTTGTGTTAACGTATGTCCTGCTCCAGGAAAGGCAATTACAATGCAACCGATTGCAATGTCTATGGATGCAGAAGAAGACAAAAAAGCGGATTATTTATTCAATAAAGTAGAATACAGATCAAATTTAATGTCAATTGACACTGTAAAAGGATCACAATTTGCTCAACCGTTATTTGAATTCCACGGAGCATGTCCAGGATGTGGAGAAACTCCTTACTTGAAAGCGATTACTCAATTGTTTGGAGACAGAATGATGATTGCCAACGCAACAGGATGTTCCTCTATTTATAGTGGATCAGCACCGGCGACTCCATATACAACGAATTCCTGTGGAGAAGGTCCATCATGGGCATCTTCTTTGTTTGAAGATAATGCGGAATTCGGAATGGGTATGCATGTAGCAGTAGAAGCATTACGAGATAGAATTCAAACAGTCATGGAAGCAAATTTAGATACTGTTTCAGAAGAAATGGCAACTCTATTCAAAGAATGGATTGCAAATAGAAAATATTCAGCAAAAACGAGAGAAATTCGAGATATTTTAGTTCCAATGTTGGAAAAGACAGATGCAGCTTATGCAAAAGAAATTTTGGAATTGAAACAATATCTTGTTAAAAAATCTCAATGGATTATCGGTGGAGACGGATGGGCGTATGATATCGGTTATGGAGGATTAGATCATGTATTAGCTTCCAGCGAAGATGTCAATATCATTGTATTGGACACAGAAGTTTATTCAAATACCGGAGGACAAGCATCGAAATCTACTCCGACAGCGGCTGTTGCAAAATTTGCTGCTGCAGGAAAATCTGTTAAGAAAAAAGATCTTGCTGCTATCGCAATGTCCTATGGACATATCTATGTAGCACAAGTTTCTATGGGTGCAAACCAACAACAATACTTGAAAGCAATTAAAGAAGCGGAAGCTCACCAAGGGCCTTCTATCATCATTGCTTATGCACCTTGTATCAACCATGGAATTAAAAAAGGAATGTCAAAATCACAAACGGAAATGAAGTTGGCAACAGAATGTGGATATTGGCCATTATTCCGATATAACCCTTCTCTAGAAGCTATCGGAAAGAATCCGTTGGTAATTGATTCAAAAGAGCCTAAATGGGAACAATATGATGAATACCTATTAGGAGAAACCAGATATTTAACATTGTCAAAATCGAATCCGGAACATGCAAAGGAATTGTTTGCAGAAAACAAATTCGAGGCACAAAGAAGATGGAGACAATACAAGAGATTGGCAGCTATGGACTTCTCGGAAGAAAATAGAGCTGCTGAATAG
- the pta gene encoding phosphate acetyltransferase: MSFLGQVRKKALQANRRIVLPESFDERILRAVAEILKEKVAQPVLIGNPDRIMNDAKAYEISLQGARIVDPENFERFEVYVDKLVELRAKKGMTREEASSILKNDINFFGAMMVKMGDADGMVSGASSPTAKVLKAAIQVIGTKPGMKTVSSVFIMELSRFQETYGSTLVFGDCSVIPHPNAEQMADIACSSAETALSIANINPRVALMSFSTKGSATHECVDKVIEAGRILRERKVSFRFDDELQADAALVKSVGEIKAPLSDVSGNANVLIFPNLSAGNIGYKLVQRLAGANAYGPIIQGLAAPVNDLSRGCSMNDVVVLTAITSAQACTDCTFE, translated from the coding sequence ATGAGTTTTTTAGGGCAAGTTCGAAAAAAAGCATTACAAGCAAATCGAAGAATTGTATTACCGGAATCATTTGACGAAAGAATATTGAGAGCGGTTGCGGAGATTTTAAAGGAAAAGGTAGCACAACCTGTGTTAATTGGAAATCCTGACAGAATCATGAATGATGCAAAAGCTTATGAAATTTCTTTGCAAGGGGCTAGAATTGTAGATCCTGAAAATTTTGAAAGATTCGAAGTGTATGTGGACAAGCTGGTGGAATTACGGGCTAAAAAAGGAATGACTCGAGAAGAAGCAAGCAGCATTTTAAAAAATGATATTAACTTCTTTGGAGCTATGATGGTAAAAATGGGAGATGCAGACGGAATGGTATCAGGAGCTTCTTCTCCAACGGCAAAGGTGTTAAAGGCGGCAATTCAAGTCATTGGAACAAAACCGGGAATGAAAACCGTATCATCTGTCTTTATTATGGAATTATCTCGTTTCCAAGAAACCTATGGAAGTACTTTAGTATTTGGGGACTGTTCCGTTATTCCACATCCAAATGCGGAACAAATGGCGGACATTGCTTGCTCTTCGGCAGAAACGGCATTATCTATTGCAAACATCAATCCAAGAGTTGCTTTGATGAGTTTCTCTACCAAAGGTTCCGCAACCCATGAATGTGTGGATAAAGTGATTGAAGCAGGAAGAATTCTACGAGAAAGAAAAGTTTCTTTCCGGTTTGATGACGAATTACAAGCGGATGCCGCTTTGGTGAAATCGGTGGGAGAAATTAAGGCTCCGTTGTCTGATGTATCTGGAAATGCAAATGTATTGATTTTCCCTAATCTATCTGCAGGAAACATTGGATATAAGTTAGTACAAAGATTGGCGGGAGCAAATGCTTACGGACCTATTATTCAAGGATTGGCCGCTCCGGTAAATGATTTATCAAGAGGATGTTCTATGAACGACGTTGTTGTATTGACTGCTATTACATCAGCACAAGCATGTACAGATTGCACATTTGAATAA
- the yqeH gene encoding ribosome biogenesis GTPase YqeH: protein MGKKCIGCGIPLQNTDSKKGGYTPKELTGKEELYCQRCFRISHYGEHSSSFLSREDYQKELQQWVSPQRLALAIFDIIDFEGSFQDDILDILREMDSIVVINKVDLIPGEKHPSEVANWVKGRLASEGIAPLDIAIVSCKNNYGMNGILRKIHHFYPNGVEVLVLGVTNVGKSSVVNRLLGENRVTVSKYPGTTLLSTFHEITGTKLRLIDTPGLIPGGRFSDLVIEEDQLKIIPSTEISRKTFKLEKNRCVVLGELIKLQVLNEEGQKPIFSLYASQGVQFHETNSEKASLQTERVHCLHLKEKGKFRKEKFTIAAGEELVWKGLAWLSVKRGPLHIEVEYPEGGDIVIRKAFIHPRRVSF, encoded by the coding sequence ATGGGGAAAAAATGTATTGGATGTGGGATTCCTTTACAAAATACGGATAGTAAAAAAGGGGGATATACTCCCAAGGAGTTGACAGGAAAGGAAGAATTGTATTGTCAAAGATGTTTTCGCATTTCTCACTATGGAGAGCATTCTTCCAGCTTTTTAAGTCGGGAAGACTATCAAAAAGAACTGCAACAATGGGTTTCTCCGCAAAGATTGGCTTTAGCTATCTTTGACATTATTGATTTTGAGGGTTCTTTTCAAGACGATATTTTAGACATTTTAAGAGAAATGGATTCCATTGTTGTTATTAATAAAGTGGATTTAATTCCCGGAGAAAAACATCCGTCTGAAGTAGCGAATTGGGTAAAGGGAAGATTGGCCTCCGAGGGAATTGCCCCTTTGGATATTGCCATTGTGAGTTGTAAAAATAATTATGGAATGAACGGTATTTTACGAAAAATTCATCATTTCTATCCGAATGGAGTCGAAGTGTTGGTTTTGGGAGTTACCAATGTAGGAAAATCAAGTGTTGTCAATCGCTTGTTGGGAGAAAATCGAGTGACGGTGTCCAAATATCCCGGAACAACCCTGCTTAGTACTTTTCATGAAATTACAGGAACAAAACTACGTTTGATTGATACTCCGGGCTTGATTCCGGGAGGAAGATTTTCGGACTTGGTAATAGAAGAAGATCAATTGAAAATTATTCCGTCGACAGAAATTTCAAGGAAAACTTTCAAATTGGAAAAAAATCGTTGTGTGGTATTAGGAGAATTGATTAAGTTACAGGTCTTAAATGAAGAAGGACAGAAGCCGATTTTCAGTTTGTATGCATCTCAGGGAGTACAGTTTCATGAAACGAATTCAGAAAAGGCGAGTTTACAGACAGAAAGAGTTCATTGCTTGCATTTGAAAGAGAAGGGAAAATTCCGAAAAGAGAAATTTACCATTGCAGCAGGAGAAGAATTGGTATGGAAAGGTCTTGCATGGTTGTCTGTAAAAAGAGGTCCTTTACATATTGAAGTAGAATATCCTGAAGGGGGAGATATTGTAATACGAAAGGCCTTTATTCATCCAAGGAGGGTTTCATTTTGA
- the ftsY gene encoding signal recognition particle-docking protein FtsY — protein sequence MAFWNKLFGKKEKENLEELEEVLEEQETAIEESIEKDSSETEKAKGIFASLHEKLFQTREGLFSKMKSLFSSRKVIDDAMYEELEELLVQSDIGLEMTQKIVRDLEGAVKKQGVKNPEEVYTVLKTVMEDYLIESEEKFPREEQNLQVILIVGVNGVGKTTTIGKIAAKLKKEGKKVILGAGDTFRAAAVEQLEEWARRSEAELVKGKEGADPGSVVFDTLSKAEEIGADVAIIDTAGRLHNKGYLMKELEKINNVVRKKIGDRYYESILVIDGTTGQNALNQAKEFNEVTRLTGFIITKLDGTAKGGIVFSLSELLQKPIRFIGVGEKIEDLRKFSKKDFIAALFE from the coding sequence ATGGCATTTTGGAATAAGTTATTTGGAAAAAAAGAAAAAGAGAATTTGGAAGAATTGGAAGAAGTTTTAGAGGAACAGGAAACAGCTATAGAAGAAAGTATAGAAAAAGATTCTTCAGAAACAGAAAAAGCAAAAGGGATTTTTGCTTCCTTACACGAAAAATTGTTTCAAACTCGGGAAGGGCTGTTTTCCAAAATGAAATCTTTATTTTCCTCTCGAAAGGTCATTGACGATGCAATGTATGAAGAATTGGAGGAGTTGTTAGTTCAGTCTGATATCGGTTTGGAAATGACACAAAAAATTGTACGAGATTTAGAAGGAGCAGTCAAAAAACAGGGAGTGAAGAATCCTGAAGAAGTTTATACCGTATTAAAGACAGTGATGGAAGATTATTTGATAGAGTCAGAAGAAAAATTTCCAAGAGAAGAACAAAATCTGCAAGTGATATTGATTGTGGGAGTAAACGGGGTTGGAAAAACGACAACCATCGGGAAAATCGCTGCAAAATTGAAAAAAGAAGGAAAGAAGGTAATTCTGGGAGCTGGAGATACTTTTCGGGCTGCTGCGGTAGAACAATTGGAAGAATGGGCAAGGCGTTCCGAGGCGGAGCTTGTCAAAGGAAAAGAAGGAGCGGATCCCGGTTCTGTTGTCTTCGATACTCTGAGCAAGGCGGAAGAAATAGGAGCGGATGTTGCCATTATCGATACAGCCGGTCGTTTACACAATAAGGGATATTTAATGAAAGAATTGGAGAAAATCAATAATGTCGTTCGAAAAAAAATCGGGGATCGATACTATGAGTCCATTTTGGTCATTGATGGAACTACGGGACAAAATGCTTTGAATCAGGCAAAAGAATTTAATGAGGTGACCCGTTTAACAGGTTTTATTATTACGAAATTGGATGGAACTGCAAAAGGAGGGATTGTGTTCAGTTTATCTGAACTTCTACAGAAACCAATCCGTTTTATCGGAGTTGGAGAAAAAATAGAAGATTTAAGAAAATTCTCAAAAAAAGATTTTATTGCAGCTTTATTTGAATAA
- a CDS encoding acetate kinase: protein MKVLVINCGSSSLKYQLINPDSKEVFAKGLCERIGIEGSKFEYEVPAKDFEIKLESPMPTHQEALKLVVDHLVDQEHGVIASVEEVDAIGHRVVHGGETFASSVLITEEVIKAIEDNNDLAPLHNPANLMGIRTCMKLMPGKPNVAVFDTAFHQSMPAKAFMYPLPYEDYTELKVRKYGFHGTSHLYVSQTMREIMGNPEHSKIIVCHLGNGSSMSAVWDGKSIDTSMGLTPLQGLMMGTRCGDIDPAAMMFIKDKRGLSDKEIDNRLNKQSGFLGIFGKSSDCRDVEDGVAAGDERAILADEMFCYRIKSYIGAYAAAMGGVDAICFAGGIGENAAGIREKVLEGLEFLGVKLDKEVNAVRKKGNVKLSTEDSKVLVYKIPTNEELVIARDTFAIVSGK from the coding sequence ATGAAAGTATTAGTGATTAACTGTGGAAGTTCATCTTTAAAATATCAATTGATTAACCCGGATTCTAAAGAAGTTTTTGCAAAAGGACTTTGTGAAAGAATTGGAATTGAAGGATCTAAGTTTGAATATGAAGTTCCTGCAAAAGATTTTGAAATAAAATTGGAATCCCCAATGCCGACTCATCAAGAAGCTTTGAAATTAGTCGTGGATCATTTGGTGGATCAGGAACATGGAGTTATTGCAAGTGTGGAAGAAGTGGATGCCATTGGACACAGAGTAGTTCATGGAGGGGAAACTTTTGCAAGTTCCGTTTTGATTACAGAAGAAGTCATCAAAGCGATTGAAGATAATAATGATTTAGCACCACTTCACAATCCGGCAAACTTAATGGGAATTCGTACTTGTATGAAATTGATGCCCGGAAAGCCAAATGTAGCAGTGTTTGATACGGCGTTCCATCAAAGTATGCCGGCAAAGGCATTTATGTATCCATTGCCTTATGAGGATTATACAGAATTAAAGGTTAGAAAATATGGTTTCCACGGAACCTCTCATTTGTATGTATCTCAGACTATGAGAGAAATTATGGGAAATCCGGAACATTCCAAAATTATTGTTTGTCACTTAGGAAACGGCTCTTCCATGTCAGCAGTATGGGATGGAAAATCAATAGATACTTCCATGGGATTGACTCCATTACAAGGGTTGATGATGGGAACTCGTTGTGGGGATATTGATCCGGCAGCCATGATGTTTATTAAAGATAAGAGAGGTTTAAGCGACAAAGAAATTGACAATCGTTTGAACAAACAATCCGGATTCTTAGGAATTTTCGGAAAATCTTCTGATTGTAGGGATGTGGAAGATGGAGTTGCTGCAGGAGATGAAAGAGCTATTTTAGCAGATGAAATGTTCTGTTACAGAATTAAATCTTATATCGGTGCTTATGCTGCGGCGATGGGTGGAGTAGATGCTATCTGTTTTGCCGGTGGAATCGGAGAAAATGCAGCAGGAATTCGAGAAAAAGTATTGGAAGGATTGGAATTTTTAGGAGTAAAATTAGACAAAGAAGTCAATGCGGTTCGTAAGAAAGGAAATGTAAAATTGTCAACAGAGGATTCCAAAGTATTGGTTTATAAAATTCCTACCAATGAAGAATTGGTCATTGCACGAGATACATTTGCAATCGTTTCTGGAAAATAA